From one Solanum lycopersicum chromosome 12, SLM_r2.1 genomic stretch:
- the LOC101265520 gene encoding glutathione S-transferase T1, which produces MSLKVYVDRLSQPSRAILIFCKLNGIEFEEVNIDLAKGQHRTPEYQEVNIMKQVPAIVHDTFKLFESHAILRYLASAFPETADHWYPKDLQKRANVECVLDWHHANLRRGSAGYVFNTILAPAFGLPLNPQAAAEGKNLLSASLATIDTYWLQKDGSFLLGNSQPSLADLSLVCEIMQLQFLDEKDREGLLSPHKNVLKWIDDVKSATAPYFDEIHATLFKVSEIFQKQRAGGASS; this is translated from the exons ATGTCTCTCAAAGTTTACGTCGATCGTCTTTCTCAACCTTCTCGTGCTATTCTCATCTTTTGCAA ATTAAATGGAATTGAATTTGAAGAGGTTAATATTGATCTTGCTAAAGGTCAACATCGCACTCCTGAATATCAAG AAGTTAATATCATGAAGCAAGTACCAGCCATAGTTCATGATACTTTTAAGCTTTTCGAAAG TCATGCGATTCTTAGATATCTAGCTTCTGCATTTCCGGAAACTGCTGATCATTG GTATCCAAAAGATCTGCAGAAAAGAGCAAATGTAGAATGTGTCTTGGATTGGCACCATGCTAACTTACGTCGTGGTTCAG CGGGATATGTCTTTAACACTATACTGGCACCTGCATTTGGATTGCCTTTGAATCCACAAGCTGCTGCAGAAGGTAAAAATCTCCTTTCTGCATCTCTTGCAACGATTGACACCTATTGGCTGCAGAAAGACGGAAGCTTTTTGCTTGGAAATTCCCAACCTTCCCTTGCAGATCTTAGCTTAGTTTGTGAGATTATGCAACTCCAG TTTCTTGACGAGAAGGATCGTGAGGGTCTATTAAGCCCGCACAAGAACGTGTTGAAGTGGATTGACGATGTGAAGAGTGCCACAGCACCTTATTTCGATGAAATACATGCAACTCTCTTCAAAGTTAGCGAGATTTTTCAGAAGCAGCGAGCTGGTGGAGCAAGCAGCTAA
- the LOC101260319 gene encoding xyloglucan-specific galacturonosyltransferase 1-like → MTTTFSKRKTKISKNELFSLAKLVFLIPVTIIIFLLIFLWSSSSTIISGNVIHLCFQSRKLNDLYCISAGSHSNLEASSSLSSNLTTSATKFVDDLQQKSTRLGIPIPPGYHAFRNGMVKSDEELLVAYNDVEDQLEMHRSWTSTIQNHNATLCDGRGVYVYDLPTKFNKDLVSQCADMVPWVDLCDYFSNDAMGEPVHKLGKGWYQTHQYSLELIFHSRVMNHPCRVHNISEADLFYVPFYAGLDVLRWHFKNVTNVVKDSLGLELVKWLESQPTWFKRSGKDHIFVLGKISWDFRRYSNSNWGSRFLELNEMQNPVKLLIERQPWHLNDIGIPHPTFFHPQSDNDITTWQLKLLNESRKSLISFAGAARPDAPESIRSILINQCTSTSDQCTFMNCSSGSCDQPESIIELFIESEFCLQPPGDSPTRKSVFDSLISGCIPVIFDPFTAYYQYPWHLPQDYKKYSVFIDQEDVRNMKVNVVDRLMKIPAGEKQNMRRYIIYELLPGLVYGDPKSKLEKFQDAFSITMNNLFERLTRLEV, encoded by the exons ATGACTACTACTTTTTCCAAGAGAAAAACTAAGATCTCCAAAAATGAACTTTTTAGCTTAGCTAAACTTGTATTTCTTATACCTGTTACAATCATCATCTTCCTTCTCATATTCTTATGGTCGTCATCGTCCACCATTATCTCTGGTAATGTTATCCATCTCTGCTTCCAATCGCGTAAACTCAATGATCTCTATTGCATTTCTGCAGGCTCACACTCGAATCTTGAAGCCTCGAGTTCCCTTTCATCAAATCTTACTACTAGTGCAACGAAATTTGTTGATGACTTGCAACAAAAATCAACGCGTCTTGGTATACCAATCCCTCCAGGGTACCATGCCTTTAGAAATGGCATGGTTAAAAGTGATGAGGAGTTGCTTGTTGCTTATAACGACGTTGAGGATCAGTTAGAAATGCATCGATCATGGACATCAACGATACAGAATCATAATGCAACGTTATGTGATGGCAGGGGAGTTTATGTGTACGATTTACCAACAAAATTTAACAAGGATTTGGTGTCTCAGTGTGCTGATATGGTTCCGTGGGTCGATTTATGTGATTATTTCAGCAATGATGCAATGGGTGAACCAGTACACAAGCTAGGAAAAGGATGGTACCAAACTCATCAGTATTCTTTGGAGTTGATATTTCATTCAAGAGTTATGAATCATCCTTGTAGAGTACATAACATAAGTGAAGCAGATCTTTTTTATGTGCCTTTCTATGCTGGACTTGATGTATTGAGATGGCATTTCAAGAATGTAACAAATGTTGTCAAGGACTCTTTGGGGCTAGAACTTGTCAAATGGCTCGAGTCGCAACCAACTTGGTTTAAAAGATCAG GTAAAGATCATATCTTTGTACTTGGGAAAATTTCTTGGGACTTCAGGAGATATAGCAACTCGAATTGGGGGAGTAGGTTCTTGGAGCTAAACGAAATGCAGAATCCGGTGAAGCTATTGATAGAACGACAACCATGGCACCTCAACGACATAGGGATACCTCATCCAACTTTTTTCCATCCACAATCAGACAATGACATAACAACATGGCAGTTAAAACTCCTCAACGAAAGTCGAAAAAGCCTGATAAGTTTTGCTGGTGCAGCAAGGCCTGATGCACCAGAAAGCATCAGGTCAATCTTGATCAATCAATGCACTTCAACCAGTGACCAATGCACATTCATGAACTGTAGTTCAGGTTCGTGTGATCAACCCGAGTCCATCATCGAGTTGTTCATTGAATCAGAATTCTGTTTACAGCCTCCGGGCGATAGCCCTACAAGAAAATCAGTGTTTGATTCACTTATATCAGGTTGTATTCCAGTAATATTTGATCCATTTACAGCATACTATCAATATCCTTGGCATTTACCACaagattacaaaaaatattctgTTTTTATTGATCAAGAAGATGTTAGGAACATGAAAGTTAATGTTGTAGACAGGCTAATGAAAATTCCTGCAGGGGAAAAACAGAACATGAgaagatatataatttatgagTTGTTGCCTGGATTAGTGTATGGAGATCCAAAATCCAAGCTGGAGAAATTTCAAGATGCATTTTCTATAActatgaataatttatttgaaaggTTGACTAGATTGGAAGTATGA